Proteins encoded in a region of the Paenibacillus wynnii genome:
- a CDS encoding sugar ABC transporter permease — translation MQRHRTRAAILSTLFMGLGQIYNRQFIKGIIFLAVEAFSVYYFIGNLGRAIWGITSLGDAASHFEKVKGISKLIPGDHSIYILIQSLITLLVLIVFLIAWSMNIRDAYKTGVELEAGLQSNTFKQTVRYILDYKFAQSFLILPSIGILFFTVMPIIFMIMLAFTNYAAPNHLPPAKLVDWVGFETFRNLLVLKTWSHTFYGVLTWTIIWAVLSTVTTYFGGLLVALLISQRGIRFKGMWRVILIVPYAVPQLISLLLMRNLFNGQFGPINQYLGYFGMGGLPWLTDPFWAKVTVIVVNMWVGIPVSMLLIMGVLTTIPRDMYEAAEVDGATAYQKFRIVTLPMILFSTAPTLIMQFAGNINNFNAIFLLTGGNPVNGNYQYAGSTDLLVTWLYKLTLDQNKNNMASAIGIIIFLIVASFSLYNYRRTKSFKEEDMIQ, via the coding sequence ATGCAGCGACACCGAACGAGAGCCGCAATACTGTCGACCTTATTCATGGGATTGGGACAAATATATAACCGCCAATTCATCAAAGGGATAATCTTTTTAGCTGTAGAAGCTTTCAGTGTGTATTATTTTATCGGCAATCTTGGCCGGGCAATATGGGGCATTACCTCACTGGGGGATGCAGCCAGTCATTTTGAAAAGGTAAAGGGTATCTCTAAATTAATCCCTGGAGACCACTCTATCTATATCTTGATTCAAAGCTTAATTACTCTGCTGGTCTTAATCGTATTTCTTATCGCCTGGTCTATGAATATTAGAGATGCTTATAAGACTGGGGTGGAACTCGAAGCCGGTCTTCAATCGAATACGTTCAAACAAACGGTTCGGTATATACTGGATTATAAATTTGCCCAATCGTTCCTAATCCTACCGAGTATCGGTATCTTATTCTTTACCGTGATGCCGATTATCTTCATGATTATGTTGGCATTTACCAACTACGCCGCGCCGAATCATTTGCCTCCGGCCAAATTGGTAGACTGGGTTGGGTTTGAAACGTTCCGAAACTTACTTGTTCTCAAGACTTGGAGCCATACATTCTATGGTGTCTTGACTTGGACGATTATCTGGGCTGTACTTTCAACGGTTACTACATATTTTGGCGGTTTACTGGTCGCACTGTTGATCAGCCAACGCGGCATTCGCTTCAAAGGAATGTGGAGAGTGATCCTGATCGTACCTTATGCGGTTCCGCAGCTGATCTCTCTGCTGCTGATGCGCAATTTGTTCAACGGTCAATTTGGTCCTATCAACCAATATCTCGGATATTTCGGGATGGGTGGTTTGCCTTGGCTTACAGATCCTTTCTGGGCTAAAGTTACAGTTATTGTCGTTAATATGTGGGTAGGTATTCCGGTATCCATGCTGCTTATTATGGGTGTGTTAACTACCATACCGCGGGATATGTACGAAGCAGCAGAGGTCGATGGAGCAACTGCATACCAGAAATTCCGTATTGTAACGCTACCAATGATCCTGTTCTCCACTGCCCCTACATTAATTATGCAGTTTGCCGGCAATATCAATAACTTTAATGCGATCTTCCTGCTGACCGGCGGTAACCCGGTTAACGGTAATTATCAGTACGCCGGTTCAACGGACCTGCTGGTGACCTGGTTGTACAAATTAACGCTGGATCAGAACAAGAACAACATGGCTTCCGCTATTGGGATTATTATCTTTCTTATTGTCGCTTCGTTCTCCCTGTATAATTACCGCCGGACCAAATCATTTAAAGAGGAGGACATGATCCAATGA
- a CDS encoding glycoside hydrolase family 65 protein, which translates to MKQYLTIDEWSIIEESFDSQTHEISESVFSIGNGYMGGRANFEEQYSGRSLQGSYMAGVYYPDKTRVGWWKNGYPEYFAKVLNSTNWIGINIEIDGVQLDLATSTVSEFRRQLNMKEGTLSRCFTATLEDGKIVRVESIRFVSLVRREIGAIRYSVIPVNFSGNITITPYLDGDIKNKDANYDEKFWNEVEKKGEADGGFLTLKTKKLDFHVTSAMAFDILVNGEKLNTEVEVIELEKYVANKINLSVQEGDQIVIYKYASNVTSRNHGLGQLVEAAKTTLQQAKEAGFSTLLKEQNEAWRDKWKESDIIIEGDASAQQAIRFNIFQLNQTYNGEDDRLNIGPKGFTGEKYGGSTYWDTEAYCVPFYLSTADSSIARNLLIYRYKHLEKAKENARKLGFTKGALYPMVTMNGEECHNEWEITFEEIHRNGAIAHAIFNYVNYTGDKAYLGQYGLEVLVEISRFWEERVHYVPHKDKYVMLGVTGPNEYENNVNNNWYTNRMASWTMEYTLEALAYLQENESTRYAELLEKLELQETETSKWNDIIAKMYYPADEEQGIFLQQDGFLDKEIIQVKDLNPENLPLNQKWSWDRILRSCFIKQADVLQGLYFLGDRYDLETKKRNFDFYEPITVHESSLSPCIHAILACELGYKEKAYEMYLRTSRLDLDNYNNDTEDGCHSTSMAGTWMSIVHGFGGLRVHDGRLTLKPSNPGHWKSYSFKIMFRGTRLKVSVTDLNVTVSNETEVPVYITIYDKEFTVNGLSSVTAPGTSVTA; encoded by the coding sequence GTGAAACAATACTTAACGATCGATGAATGGTCCATTATTGAGGAATCCTTTGATTCTCAGACTCATGAGATTTCCGAAAGCGTGTTTAGTATCGGGAACGGTTATATGGGCGGCCGAGCCAACTTCGAGGAGCAATATAGCGGTCGCAGTCTTCAAGGCAGTTATATGGCCGGGGTATATTACCCTGATAAAACCCGTGTAGGCTGGTGGAAGAACGGCTACCCGGAGTATTTTGCCAAAGTACTTAACAGCACCAACTGGATTGGTATTAACATAGAAATTGACGGTGTACAGCTGGATTTGGCTACGAGCACAGTTTCTGAGTTCCGCCGGCAACTGAATATGAAAGAGGGGACTCTCTCCCGCTGCTTCACAGCTACCCTTGAGGACGGTAAGATCGTCAGAGTGGAGAGCATCCGGTTTGTCAGCTTGGTTCGCCGTGAGATCGGAGCTATCCGTTACTCTGTTATTCCCGTGAATTTTTCCGGTAATATTACTATTACTCCTTATCTGGACGGGGATATTAAGAATAAGGATGCCAACTATGATGAAAAGTTCTGGAATGAGGTTGAGAAGAAAGGCGAGGCTGACGGCGGATTTCTCACTTTAAAGACGAAAAAGCTCGACTTTCATGTTACTTCAGCCATGGCTTTTGACATACTGGTGAACGGTGAGAAGCTTAACACAGAAGTGGAAGTTATTGAGCTAGAAAAATATGTAGCGAACAAAATCAACCTATCCGTACAGGAAGGCGATCAGATAGTTATTTATAAATATGCCTCAAACGTTACCTCCAGAAATCATGGTCTCGGCCAACTCGTTGAAGCTGCCAAAACTACACTTCAACAAGCAAAAGAAGCGGGATTCTCCACTCTTTTGAAGGAACAAAATGAAGCATGGAGAGATAAGTGGAAGGAAAGCGACATTATCATCGAAGGTGATGCCTCTGCTCAGCAGGCTATTCGCTTTAATATTTTCCAACTGAATCAGACTTACAACGGTGAAGACGACCGTCTGAACATCGGACCGAAGGGCTTTACGGGTGAAAAATACGGCGGCAGCACCTATTGGGATACAGAAGCCTATTGTGTGCCTTTCTATCTTAGTACGGCTGACTCCTCTATTGCACGAAACCTGTTGATTTACCGATACAAGCATCTTGAAAAAGCAAAAGAAAATGCCCGCAAGCTCGGCTTCACTAAAGGCGCCTTGTACCCAATGGTAACGATGAATGGTGAAGAATGCCATAATGAGTGGGAAATTACATTCGAGGAGATTCACCGGAACGGTGCGATCGCTCACGCCATTTTCAACTATGTGAATTACACCGGCGACAAAGCCTATCTTGGACAATATGGTCTTGAAGTACTTGTGGAAATCTCCCGCTTCTGGGAAGAACGTGTTCACTATGTCCCTCATAAAGACAAATATGTAATGCTTGGTGTTACCGGACCGAACGAATATGAGAATAATGTCAACAACAACTGGTACACGAACCGGATGGCTTCTTGGACGATGGAATATACTTTGGAAGCTCTCGCTTATCTGCAAGAAAATGAAAGCACACGGTATGCTGAGCTGTTAGAAAAGCTGGAGCTTCAGGAAACTGAAACCTCTAAATGGAATGATATCATTGCTAAAATGTATTATCCTGCGGATGAAGAACAAGGTATCTTCTTGCAGCAGGATGGTTTTCTGGACAAAGAAATCATCCAAGTAAAAGATCTGAACCCAGAGAATTTGCCTCTGAATCAAAAATGGTCCTGGGATCGAATCTTGCGCTCATGCTTCATTAAACAAGCGGATGTCCTGCAAGGTTTATACTTCCTGGGTGATCGTTATGATCTGGAGACCAAAAAACGGAATTTCGATTTCTATGAGCCGATAACCGTTCATGAATCCTCCCTCTCCCCTTGTATCCATGCGATTCTTGCCTGCGAACTCGGTTACAAAGAGAAGGCTTATGAAATGTATCTCCGCACTTCCAGACTGGATCTCGATAATTACAACAATGATACTGAGGACGGCTGTCATTCTACTAGTATGGCCGGTACTTGGATGTCTATCGTACACGGCTTCGGCGGACTTCGCGTCCATGACGGCAGATTAACATTGAAGCCTTCGAATCCAGGCCACTGGAAATCATATTCCTTCAAAATCATGTTCCGCGGCACACGACTTAAAGTAAGTGTTACCGACCTCAATGTCACGGTTTCGAATGAAACTGAAGTACCGGTTTACATCACGATCTACGACAAGGAATTTACAGTAAACGGCCTGAGCAGTGTTACTGCCCCGGGAACCTCCGTTACAGCGTAA
- a CDS encoding alpha-glycosidase, translating to MLLEAVYHRPRLNWSYAYNENTIHLRLRAKKGDLTEVYAWTGDKYAWDTTKELIPMSLFTSDEMFDYWECETVPPHRRLKYGFLLQKGSERIWMTESDFQTKRPENPEKLFEFPYINRSDIFTPPAWVKDAVFYQIFPERFANGDPSLDPENVQPWGGKPERDSFFGGDLQGVIDHLDHLSELGINAIYFTPVFAATTNHKYDTEDYMRIDPQFGDAKTLKKLVDVCHERGIRVLLDAVFNHAGKTFAPFIDVQEKGEASPYKDWFHINQFPLAFDQDIPSYDTFAFEPLMPKLNTENPEVKQYLLEVAEYWIKEVGIDGWRLDVANEVSHEFWREFRKVVKRANPDAYILGEIWHESAPWLEGDKFDAVMNYPFTSAVIDFFVFGNLDAEGFANSIGKQLSRYPLQASEVAFNLLDSHDTPRLLTLAKGDKKKQKLASLFQFTFMGTPCIYYGDEVGMDGGGDPDCRKCMEWDKDKQDLDLFEFYRRLIHIRASHPALRTGTLTFLEASRQGTKLAYERRLGDDILIVLVNTEETAQYFQLAVEERQWENVLTDAPLRAERGILSMKLPAFGYAVLKAVY from the coding sequence ATGTTACTGGAAGCTGTATATCATCGTCCGCGGTTAAATTGGTCTTATGCTTATAATGAGAACACCATTCACCTACGTCTACGCGCTAAAAAAGGGGACTTAACAGAGGTATATGCTTGGACTGGAGATAAATATGCCTGGGATACTACCAAGGAACTGATCCCGATGAGTCTTTTCACCTCAGATGAAATGTTCGATTATTGGGAATGCGAGACCGTTCCTCCACACCGCCGTCTTAAATACGGATTTTTACTGCAAAAAGGTTCTGAACGGATCTGGATGACCGAAAGCGATTTTCAAACCAAGCGTCCGGAAAATCCGGAAAAGCTGTTCGAGTTCCCTTACATAAATCGCAGCGACATCTTTACTCCCCCTGCATGGGTTAAGGATGCCGTCTTCTATCAGATCTTCCCTGAACGATTCGCGAACGGTGATCCCAGCTTAGACCCGGAGAACGTACAGCCGTGGGGGGGCAAACCGGAGCGCGACAGTTTTTTTGGTGGAGATCTGCAAGGCGTTATTGATCATCTGGACCATTTGAGTGAACTGGGTATCAATGCTATTTACTTCACTCCCGTCTTTGCTGCAACAACCAACCATAAGTACGATACGGAAGACTATATGCGTATTGATCCGCAATTTGGTGATGCCAAAACGCTAAAAAAGTTGGTTGACGTCTGTCATGAACGCGGTATTCGCGTGTTGTTAGACGCTGTATTTAATCATGCAGGCAAAACCTTCGCCCCATTTATAGATGTGCAGGAAAAAGGAGAGGCCTCTCCCTACAAGGACTGGTTCCATATCAATCAATTTCCGCTGGCATTTGACCAAGATATTCCGTCCTATGATACCTTTGCCTTTGAACCGTTAATGCCAAAGCTCAATACGGAAAATCCTGAGGTTAAGCAGTATTTGCTGGAGGTTGCCGAATACTGGATTAAGGAAGTTGGAATCGACGGCTGGCGGTTGGATGTAGCCAATGAAGTGAGTCATGAGTTCTGGCGGGAATTCCGCAAAGTTGTAAAACGCGCGAATCCAGATGCCTATATTCTAGGGGAAATATGGCATGAGTCCGCACCGTGGCTGGAGGGTGACAAATTCGATGCCGTAATGAATTACCCATTCACCAGTGCTGTGATTGATTTCTTTGTTTTCGGTAATTTGGACGCTGAGGGATTTGCTAATTCCATCGGAAAACAGTTATCCCGTTATCCGCTGCAGGCAAGTGAAGTTGCGTTCAACCTGCTCGACAGCCACGATACCCCGCGCCTTCTTACGCTTGCTAAAGGGGATAAGAAAAAACAAAAACTGGCATCGTTGTTCCAATTTACTTTCATGGGTACGCCTTGCATCTATTACGGTGATGAAGTAGGAATGGACGGCGGTGGAGATCCAGATTGCCGTAAATGCATGGAGTGGGACAAAGACAAGCAGGATCTCGATTTGTTTGAATTTTACCGTAGATTAATTCATATCCGAGCTAGTCATCCCGCACTACGAACTGGAACTTTGACCTTCCTTGAAGCAAGCCGCCAGGGAACCAAACTGGCTTATGAGCGCCGATTGGGTGACGATATTCTGATCGTACTGGTCAATACAGAAGAAACGGCCCAATACTTCCAATTGGCTGTAGAGGAACGGCAATGGGAAAATGTCCTTACGGACGCCCCTCTCCGGGCTGAACGCGGCATTCTATCTATGAAGCTTCCTGCCTTCGGTTATGCGGTTCTAAAGGCTGTCTATTAA
- a CDS encoding glycoside hydrolase family 13 protein, with protein MNKAFWKEAVVYQIYPRSFMDSNGDGIGDLRGIISRLDYLQKLGVDVVWLSPVYKSPNDDNGYDISDYEGIMDEFGTLKDWEELLAGLHDRGIKLMMDLVINHSSDEHAWFAESRSSIDNPYRDYYIWRPAQPDGRLPNNWSSIFSGPAWELDETTGEYYLHLFSRKQPDLNWENPRLREALYKMISFWLDKGVDGLRMDVINLISKTPGLPSAGEEELDWGGQYFMNGPHVHEYLQEMNEQVLSKYDIMTVGETPGATVDDAILYTGEDRKELQMVFQFEHMDVDSGPGGKWDVVPWTLINLRNILHKWQSGLAEQGWNSLYLNNHDQPRMVSRFGNDGQYRVISAKMLATLLHTLKGTPYIYQGEEIGMTNVKFSVLEDYQDIETHNMYREKVTVGGADHETILNAIHVKGRDNARTPMQWNASANAGFTEGTPWLKLNPNYNDINVEQALADPESIFYYYQKLIKLRKENPIMVYGKYELLLPEHEYLYAYTRSLDNEKWLVLLNFSDTPQRVDLPEELKTVNRLMISNYEESSAELETLRPYEARVYSY; from the coding sequence ATGAATAAAGCCTTTTGGAAAGAAGCCGTTGTCTATCAAATTTACCCTCGCAGCTTCATGGACAGCAATGGTGACGGCATAGGTGATCTGCGAGGAATTATCTCCCGGCTGGATTACCTGCAGAAGCTTGGTGTCGATGTGGTCTGGTTATCACCGGTATACAAGTCGCCAAATGATGATAACGGTTATGACATCAGCGATTACGAGGGTATTATGGATGAATTTGGTACCTTGAAGGACTGGGAGGAACTGCTTGCAGGCCTACATGACCGCGGCATCAAATTAATGATGGATCTTGTAATCAACCATTCCTCTGATGAACATGCCTGGTTTGCGGAGTCACGCTCCTCCATAGACAACCCTTACCGTGATTACTACATTTGGCGTCCAGCCCAACCGGATGGCAGACTGCCTAATAACTGGAGCTCCATCTTTAGTGGTCCTGCATGGGAGCTAGATGAAACAACTGGTGAATACTACCTCCATCTGTTCTCACGTAAGCAACCTGATCTCAACTGGGAGAATCCGCGCTTACGCGAGGCACTATATAAGATGATAAGCTTTTGGCTCGATAAAGGTGTAGATGGGCTGCGCATGGACGTCATCAATCTGATCTCCAAAACTCCCGGTCTTCCTTCAGCCGGAGAAGAAGAGCTGGACTGGGGCGGACAATATTTCATGAATGGCCCGCATGTACACGAGTATTTACAGGAAATGAATGAGCAGGTTCTTTCTAAATATGACATCATGACTGTTGGCGAGACTCCGGGGGCAACCGTAGACGATGCTATTTTGTATACTGGGGAGGATCGTAAAGAACTGCAAATGGTGTTCCAATTCGAGCATATGGATGTGGATTCAGGCCCCGGGGGCAAATGGGACGTGGTCCCTTGGACGCTGATTAATTTGCGCAACATTCTCCACAAATGGCAGAGCGGACTTGCCGAACAGGGCTGGAACAGTCTTTATCTGAATAATCATGATCAGCCGCGGATGGTATCACGGTTCGGAAATGACGGACAATACCGCGTAATATCGGCTAAAATGCTGGCTACTCTGCTGCATACCCTAAAGGGAACTCCGTATATCTATCAAGGTGAAGAAATCGGTATGACCAATGTGAAATTCTCGGTACTTGAAGATTACCAGGATATCGAGACTCATAATATGTATCGTGAAAAAGTAACCGTAGGCGGAGCGGATCATGAAACGATTCTGAACGCCATTCATGTGAAGGGCCGTGATAACGCGAGAACCCCAATGCAATGGAATGCGTCAGCAAATGCGGGTTTTACAGAGGGTACTCCGTGGCTGAAGCTTAATCCCAATTACAATGATATTAACGTAGAGCAAGCGTTGGCAGATCCGGAATCTATATTTTATTATTACCAAAAGCTAATCAAACTGCGCAAAGAGAATCCGATTATGGTCTATGGTAAATACGAATTATTGCTGCCAGAACATGAATATTTGTATGCCTACACCCGGTCTTTGGACAACGAAAAGTGGCTGGTGCTGCTTAATTTCAGTGATACTCCGCAAAGGGTTGATCTGCCTGAAGAACTGAAAACCGTTAACAGACTCATGATTAGTAATTATGAGGAATCTTCTGCTGAGTTAGAGACGCTTAGACCTTACGAAGCCAGAGTCTATTCTTACTGA
- a CDS encoding sugar ABC transporter substrate-binding protein has translation MKLKKLMVLTAACSMVLSITACGSNNNANNGGNVAATNAPAENTTENAGNAATTEEVVPEEGATLTVWESKEERPFAEEIAKQFTAKYNVQVKIEEVAPPDQVTKLTQDGPSGLAADVILIPHDNLGKAASASLLLPNDIFGEETKAANTEASIIGSTFDGELYGYPRAAETYALFYNKSLVKEAPKSFDDVLAFSKTFTDKSKNRYGIMWEVGNLYFNYMFISSNGGYLFGENGTNKDDIGLNNEGAITGLKAFVKMKEALPIKSGDINADIKRSLFNTGDVAMDITGPWELAGYKTALGENLGIAPIPTIEGKTAITFSGIKIFAVNAYSQYPNAAKLYASFASNKEAQLLLNKTIGSVPTNNEALVDPQIADDPYVSAFAEQAKNSQPMPSIPEMGNVWSPVNAALPEIWDKDIDPKVAMDKAVQQIKDLNNGTSAE, from the coding sequence ATGAAGTTAAAAAAACTAATGGTTCTAACAGCGGCTTGCTCAATGGTTCTATCCATTACTGCTTGCGGCAGCAACAACAATGCCAACAATGGGGGAAATGTAGCAGCTACTAATGCACCTGCAGAAAATACAACAGAGAATGCAGGCAACGCTGCAACTACAGAGGAAGTTGTGCCAGAAGAAGGCGCTACACTGACTGTATGGGAAAGTAAAGAAGAGAGACCTTTCGCAGAAGAAATCGCCAAGCAGTTTACAGCAAAATATAACGTTCAAGTTAAAATTGAAGAAGTAGCACCACCCGATCAAGTCACTAAACTTACACAAGATGGTCCATCCGGACTTGCTGCAGACGTTATTCTGATTCCTCACGATAACTTAGGAAAAGCAGCGAGTGCAAGCTTGCTCCTTCCAAATGATATCTTCGGTGAAGAAACCAAAGCCGCTAACACAGAAGCTTCCATTATTGGATCCACTTTTGACGGCGAATTGTATGGTTACCCTAGAGCGGCAGAAACCTATGCTTTGTTCTACAACAAATCATTAGTTAAAGAAGCTCCGAAGTCGTTCGACGACGTTCTTGCCTTCAGCAAAACGTTCACTGATAAATCTAAGAACAGATACGGAATTATGTGGGAAGTGGGTAACCTTTACTTCAACTACATGTTCATCTCTTCTAACGGCGGATATCTCTTCGGAGAAAACGGCACTAACAAAGACGATATCGGTCTTAACAATGAAGGTGCTATTACGGGCCTAAAGGCATTTGTAAAAATGAAAGAAGCATTGCCAATCAAGAGCGGTGATATTAATGCCGATATCAAACGCAGCTTGTTCAATACAGGTGATGTTGCGATGGATATTACAGGTCCTTGGGAGCTTGCCGGTTACAAAACAGCACTTGGAGAGAACCTTGGAATCGCACCAATCCCAACTATTGAAGGTAAAACAGCAATCACTTTCTCGGGTATCAAGATCTTTGCTGTTAATGCATACTCGCAATATCCTAATGCTGCTAAATTGTATGCCAGCTTCGCTTCCAACAAAGAAGCTCAACTTCTATTGAACAAAACGATCGGATCTGTGCCTACCAACAACGAGGCTCTGGTTGATCCGCAAATCGCTGATGACCCTTACGTATCCGCATTTGCAGAGCAAGCTAAGAACTCTCAGCCTATGCCTTCGATTCCTGAAATGGGCAACGTATGGAGCCCTGTGAACGCAGCTCTTCCTGAAATTTGGGATAAAGACATTGATCCTAAAGTTGCCATGGACAAAGCCGTTCAACAAATTAAAGATTTGAATAACGGAACTTCAGCTGAATAA
- the pgmB gene encoding beta-phosphoglucomutase, with amino-acid sequence MKEVKACLFDLDGVLVDTAKYHYIAWKELANDLGFQFTEQDNERLKGVSRVASLNILLEIGGLSFTEEEKEKLAEKKNNRYVEYISTMDSSEILPGSLDFLKDCRAHGIKVALGSASKNAMMILNNTGLTSYFDAIIDGTHTSVAKPDPEVFLLGAKALETAPEHCVVFEDAEAGIEAAIRAGMVSVGIGSPETLAAANVVIPSLQQMNVARLRESFASV; translated from the coding sequence ATGAAAGAAGTAAAAGCTTGTTTGTTCGACCTTGACGGTGTACTCGTTGACACAGCCAAATATCATTATATTGCCTGGAAAGAGCTGGCAAATGATCTTGGATTTCAGTTTACAGAGCAGGATAATGAACGTCTTAAAGGTGTTAGCAGAGTCGCTTCCCTTAACATTCTGCTTGAAATCGGCGGCTTATCATTTACCGAGGAAGAAAAGGAAAAACTGGCCGAGAAGAAAAATAACCGTTATGTCGAATACATCAGCACTATGGACAGCTCAGAGATTCTCCCTGGGTCTTTAGATTTCCTGAAAGATTGCCGTGCACACGGAATTAAAGTGGCACTGGGCTCCGCCAGTAAAAATGCTATGATGATTCTAAATAATACCGGTCTCACCTCTTACTTCGATGCCATCATTGATGGAACTCATACATCAGTCGCCAAACCGGATCCCGAAGTATTCCTGCTCGGCGCTAAAGCCCTGGAGACAGCTCCTGAACATTGTGTTGTATTCGAGGATGCTGAAGCAGGCATAGAAGCGGCTATCCGTGCCGGTATGGTCAGCGTTGGTATCGGCTCACCGGAGACACTTGCGGCAGCGAATGTAGTGATCCCCTCTTTGCAGCAAATGAATGTTGCACGCTTAAGAGAATCATTTGCAAGCGTTTGA
- a CDS encoding LacI family DNA-binding transcriptional regulator, with protein MTVTIKDVAKRAGVSPSTVSRVLSGHPRISLETSRKVKVIMEEMGYHPNMMAKSLVSKTTNSICIILPKPAEELFSNLFFMELIRGIVTQASRSGYDVLISSGANEKEELEAASRLLKGRRVDGVILLYSRKDDAVIDFLENNDYPFVLVGRSDRYENILSVDNDNVMAAYDATNHLISMGHERIGFVSGPQNLIVSRDRLEGYRKAMQNSELEMRPEWIVEGEFLQDSGYRAMSFFMNLPNRPTALVVVDDMVAFGVLRGLNELKYSVPEDLAIVSFNNIPLSELSNPPISSIDIGIYHLGYTASQVLIQGIQKAAIGAGYTNRFVIPHRLIIRESSMHSLIKK; from the coding sequence ATGACAGTTACCATCAAGGATGTGGCCAAGAGAGCCGGAGTATCACCTTCAACGGTGTCCCGGGTATTGTCGGGCCATCCCAGAATCAGCCTAGAAACTTCCCGCAAGGTTAAGGTTATTATGGAGGAAATGGGCTATCACCCCAACATGATGGCTAAAAGCCTGGTCTCGAAGACTACGAACAGTATCTGTATCATTCTTCCGAAACCAGCTGAAGAGCTGTTCTCTAATTTGTTTTTCATGGAATTAATACGCGGTATTGTCACACAAGCCAGCCGTTCCGGCTATGATGTGCTTATCAGCTCCGGTGCGAATGAAAAGGAAGAGCTGGAGGCTGCCTCACGTCTCCTGAAAGGGCGCCGCGTCGACGGCGTTATTCTGCTGTATTCGCGAAAAGACGATGCTGTAATTGATTTTCTGGAGAACAACGACTACCCATTCGTTCTCGTAGGACGAAGTGACCGTTATGAGAACATACTATCTGTCGATAATGATAATGTGATGGCAGCGTATGACGCTACGAATCACCTGATCTCTATGGGACACGAACGCATCGGCTTTGTCAGCGGTCCGCAGAACCTGATTGTTTCACGCGACCGGCTGGAGGGATACCGTAAGGCGATGCAAAATAGTGAGCTGGAAATGCGGCCTGAATGGATAGTAGAAGGTGAATTTCTGCAGGATAGCGGATATCGGGCCATGTCTTTTTTCATGAATCTCCCGAATCGTCCCACTGCGCTGGTTGTAGTCGATGATATGGTGGCCTTTGGGGTACTGCGCGGGTTAAATGAGTTGAAGTACAGTGTTCCGGAAGATTTGGCCATTGTCAGCTTCAATAATATCCCTCTCTCTGAGTTATCCAATCCACCGATCAGCAGCATTGATATCGGAATTTATCACCTGGGCTACACGGCTTCCCAAGTATTAATTCAAGGCATTCAGAAAGCGGCAATTGGTGCTGGATATACGAATAGATTTGTTATTCCGCATCGTCTTATTATTCGCGAATCTTCTATGCATTCCCTTATCAAGAAATAA